One Amaranthus tricolor cultivar Red isolate AtriRed21 chromosome 10, ASM2621246v1, whole genome shotgun sequence genomic window carries:
- the LOC130825638 gene encoding altered inheritance rate of mitochondria protein 25: MRWIKNLQQFVRSSVSSDYVVKSNTNTISILKFSRSSVMGLPHFHGGGLEFSGKPYMPKHVVTMPQCRGFRHKVQNNPILDRDYLAQLWVLDKEMTKALERRKMAHHRYRTYQKERGGRHVFKQPPLSQSITGNLAPTSPEELQVAPLLARSNLLITRNIEWLNLVFDFEQENRYAIVDVCYPHSPVGFIREQSNVLLRQFLRLRRPFVARITDALGNELFTIRRPFWWITSSIYAEINGKEIGVVHQRWHLWRRIYDLYLGNRQFAVVENPGLWNWTFTLKDIDGNVLAQIDRDWRGFGLEIFTDAGQYIIRFGSSDPVVKTGPVREVEDLDIVRPLTLSERAVAVALAVSLDNDFFSRHSNSSWFLGIPLIFTE; the protein is encoded by the exons atgagGTGGATTAAGAACTTGCAGCAATTTGTTAGGAGTAGTGTGTCGTCCGATTATGTAGTAAAGAGTAATACTAATACAATTAGCATTCTAAAATTCAGTAGAAGTTCGGTTATGGGGTTGCCTCACTTCCATGGAGGAGGGCTTGAATTTAGTGGAAAACCTTATATGCCCAAACATGTTGTTACAATGCCACAATGTCGTGGGTTTAGGCACAAAGTCCAAAATAACCCGATTTTGGACCGCGATTATCTTGCCCAACTTTGGGTGTTGGATAAAGAAATGACAAAGGCATTAGAGAGAAGGAAGATGGCACACCATAGGTATAGGACTTATCAGAAAGAAAGGGGTGGACGGCATGTGTTTAAGCAGCCTCCTCTTAGTCAATCAATTACTGGAAATTTGGCACCGACGTCTCCTGAGGAG CTTCAAGTTGCTCCTCTTCTTGCTAGATCAAACTTGTTAATCACCCGAAATATAGAATGGTTAAACCTGGTGTTTGACTTTGAGCAg GAAAACCGATATGCAATAGTGGATGTATGCTACCCTCATTCA CCTGTAGGTTTTATCCGTGAACAAAGTAATGTGCTCTTAAGACAG TTTCTTCGTTTGAGGCGTCCCTTCGTTGCACGCATAACTGATGCTTTGGGTAATGAGCTATTCACG ATTCGTCGCCCCTTCTGGTGGATTACTAGCTCAATTTATGCCGAAATTAATGGGAAG GAGATTGGTGTGGTGCATCAACGCTGGCATCTTTGGAGGAGGATCTATGATCTATATTTGGG GAATAGGCAATTTGCTGTGGTTGAAAATCCTGGTTTATGGAACTGGACATTTACTTTGAAGGACATTGATGGAAATGTGCTTGCTCAAATAGATCGTGATTGGAGAGGGTTTGGTTTGGAG ATATTCACAGATGCTGGACAATATATTATTAGATTTGGGAGTTCTGATCCCGTAGTGAAAACTGGTCCTGTTAGAGAG GTTGAGGACTTAGATATTGTACGCCCTTTGACCCTTTCAGAGAGAGCAGTTGCCGTGGCTCTTGCTGTGTCACTGGATAATGACTTTTTCTCTAGACATAGTAACAGCAGCTG GTTTCTCGGAATTCCACTTATCTTCACTGAGTAG